From a region of the Castor canadensis chromosome 7, mCasCan1.hap1v2, whole genome shotgun sequence genome:
- the Best4 gene encoding bestrophin-4, whose product MTVSYTLKVAEARFGGFSSLLLRWRGSIYKLLYKEFLVFVALYAMLSITYRLLLTQEQRHVYAQVARYCNRSADLIPLSFVLGFYVSLVVNRWWSQYTSIPLPDQLMCVISASVHGVDQRGRLLRRTLIRYANLASVLVLRSVSTRVLKRFPTMEHVVDAGFMSQEERKKFESLKSDFNKYWVPCVWFTNLAAQARRDGRIRDDIALCLLLEELNKYRAKCSMLFHYDWISIPLVYTQVVTIAVYSFFALSLVGRQFVESDAGAVKPQELEPALGDLDMYVPLTTLLQFFFYAGWLKVAEQIINPFGEDDDDFETNQLIDRNLQVSLLSVDDMYQNLPPAEKDPYWDEDQPQPPYTVATAADSLRPSFLGSTFNLRMSDDLEQSVQVEASPRLAPPVAAAQTPLLGRFLGAGAPSPAISLRNFGRARGAPRTPHLLRFRAEDGGDPEAAGRIEEEEVVASEDEVLES is encoded by the exons ATGACAGTTTCATACACCCTCAAAGTGGCAGAGGCACGCTTTGGAGGCTTCTCCAGCCTGCTCCTTCGCTGGAGGGGCAGCATCTACAAGCTTCTCTACAAAGAGTTCCTGGTCTTTGTGGCCCTGTATGCCATGCTCAGCATCACATACCG GTTACTGCTGACCCAGGAGCAGAGGCACGTGTATGCCCAGGTGGCTCGATACTGCAACCGTTCTGCCGACCTCATCCCCTTGTCCTTTGTACTGG GTTTCTATGTGTCTTTGGTGGTCAACCGCTGGTGGTCTCAGTATACAAGCATCCCGTTGCCAGACCAGCTGATGTGCGTCATCTCGGCCAGCGTGCACGGCGTGGACCAGCGTGGCCGCCTGCTACGCCGCACTCTCATCCGGTATGCCAACCTGGCGTCGGTGCTGGTGCTGCGCTCGGTGAGCACTCGCGTGCTCAAGCGCTTCCCCACCATGGAGCACGTGGTGGACGCAG GTTTCATGTCACAGGAGGAGAGGAAAAAGTTTGAGAGCTTGAAATCTGACTTCAACAAATACTGGGTCCCCTGCGTCTGGTTCACTAATCTGGCGGCCCAGGCCCGCAGGGATGGGCGAATCCGTGACGACATtgctctctgtctccttctgGAA GAGCTGAACAAGTACCGTGCCAAGTGCAGTATGCTGTTCCACTATGACTGGATTAGCATCCCCCTCGTCTACACCCAA GTGGTGACCATAGCTGTATACTCCTTCTTTGCCCTTTCCCTGGTTGGACGCCAGTTTGTTGAGTCTGACGCAGGGGCTGTCAAACCTCAAGAACTTGAGCCAGCCCTGGGGGACCTGGACATGTACGTTCCTCTCACCACATTGCTGCAATTCTTCTTCTACGCTGGCTGGCTCAAG GTGGCTGAACAGATCATCAACCCCTTCGGTGAAGATGATGATGACTTTGAGACTAATCAGCTCATAGACAGGAACTTGCAG GTGTCCCTGCTATCCGTGGATGACATGTACCAGAATCTGCCCCCCGCTGAGAAGGACCCATACTGGGATGAGGACCAGCCGCAGCCGCCCTACACTGTGGCCACAGCGGCTGATTCACTGCGGCCTTCCTTTCTGGGCTCCACCTTCAACCTGCG CATGAGCGACGACCTCGAGCAGAGCGTGCAGGTGGAGGCGTCCCCGAGGTTGGCTCCGCCCGTGGCCGCCGCGCAGACCCCGCTACTTGGTCGCTTCCTGGGCGCAGGTGCGCCCTCACCCGCCATCAGTCTCCGGAACTTCGGCCGCGCGCGCGGTGCTCCCCGGACCCCACATCTGCTGCGTTTCCGGGCCGAGGACGGCGGCGACCCCGAGGCTGCGGGCCGCATTGAAGAGGAGGAGGTGGTAGCCTCCGAAGACGAGGTCCTGGAGTCCTGA
- the Rps8 gene encoding small ribosomal subunit protein eS8 translates to MGISRDNWHKRRKTGGKRKPYHKKRKYELGRPAANTKIGPRRIHTVRVRGGNKKYRALRLDVGNFSWGSECCTRKTRIIDVVYNASNNELVRTKTLVKNCIVLIDSTPYRQWYESHYALPLGRKKGAKLTPEEEEILNKKRSKKIQKKYDERKKNAKISSLLEEQFQQGKLLACIASRPGQCGRADGYVLEGKELEFYLRKIKARKGK, encoded by the exons ATGG GCATCTCTCGGGACAACTGGCACAAGCGCCGCAAGACTGGGGGCAAGAGAAAGCCCTATCACAAGAAGCGGAAGTATGAGCTGGGACGCCCTGCTGCCAACACTAAG attggccCTCGACGTATACACACAGTCCGAGTTAGAGGAGGCAACAAGAAGTATCGCGCTCTGAGGCTGGATGTGGGGAACTTCTCCTGGGGCTCTGAGT GTTGCACTCGCAAAACAAGGATCATTGATGTTGTCTACAATGCATCCAATAACGAGCTGGTCCGCACAAAGACCCTGGTGAAGAACTGCATCGTGCTCATTGACAGCACACCGTACCGACAGTGGTACGAGTCCCACTATGCACTGCCCCTGGGCCGCAAGAAGGGGGCCAAGCTG ACCCCTGAGGAGGAAGAGATTTTAAACAAAAAGCgttcaaagaaaattcaaaagaaatatgacgaaaggaaaaagaatgccaAAATCAGCAGTCTTCTGGAGGAGCAGTTCCAGCAGGGCAAGCTTCTTG CCTGTATTGCATCCAGGCCAGGCCAGTGTGGCCGAGCAGATGGCTATGTGCTAGAGGGCAAGGAACTGGAATTCTATCTGAGGAAGATCAAGGCCCGGAAAGGCAAATAA